One segment of Rosa chinensis cultivar Old Blush chromosome 6, RchiOBHm-V2, whole genome shotgun sequence DNA contains the following:
- the LOC112173255 gene encoding 2-oxoglutarate-dependent dioxygenase 11, with protein METSTENNYFHEASYIDQAGQLRTTRVPVVQELARQGLKHLPERFVALQPEHDQNPALSSHHVSEPLPSINMTKLRGNDRAEELAKLLTGAKTWGMVVVEGHGVAESVLHGVRDVVKEFFGLSFDEKKASVGSYVSVDNMGYGRNFVKSEDQPLDWIDRVTVKAAPAGATEGLHVWPQRPANFRHAIEQYVAEARNIFNDILEALAEALSLERHVFLQNFNPHETVINLRVNYYPPCPRPDQALGLTPHTDASALTLLLQFEASGGLQVLKDMEWVTVPWPKDAMLVNVGDLLEIMSNGIFRSPWHRAVTQMDVERFSVALFYNPSPRTQIEPIGNCSLANDDVVEGYKKVVVGDYLQHFYRISPTVKKQAISFAKRVPRS; from the exons ATGGAGACCAGTACTGAAAATAATTACTTTCATGAAGCCAGCTACATAGACCAAGCAGGTCAATTACGAACCACAAGAGTGCCTGTAGTTCAAGAACTAGCTCGCCAAGGACTCAAACACCTGCCGGAGAGGTTCGTGGCGCTGCAACCTGAACACGACCAGAACCCGGCTTTATCCAGCCATCATGTCTCAGAACCCCTACCATCCATAAACATGACCAAATTACGAGGCAACGATCGAGCCGAAGAGCTGGCCAAGCTACTAACTGGAGCTAAGACATGGGGTATGGTTGTAGTTGAAGGCCACGGTGTAGCCGAGTCTGTTTTGCATGGTGTGAGGGATGTGGTGAAGGAGTTCTTTGGGTTGTCGTTTGACGAGAAAAAGGCAAGCGTTGGGTCTTATGTGAGCGTGGATAACATGGGGTATGGCCGGAACTTTGTCAAGTCGGAAGACCAGCCGTTGGATTGGATTGATCGTGTGACCGTGAAAGCAGCTCCGGCCGGAGCAACCGAAGGGCTTCATGTTTGGCCTCAAAGGCCTGCTAATTTCAG GCATGCTATAGAGCAATATGTTGCAGAAGCAAGAAACATCTTCAATGACATTCTTGAAGCCCTTGCTGAAGCCTTATCACTAGAAAGACATGTATTCCTCCAAAACTTTAACCCCCATGAGACTGTGATCAATTTGAGAGTGAACTACTACCCACCATGCCCGAGGCCTGACCAAGCCCTTGGTCTAACTCCACACACTGATGCCAGTGCCCTCACTCTCCTTCTTCAATTCGAAGCCAGCGGAGGGCTCCAAGTGTTGAAGGACATGGAATGGGTCACCGTGCCTTGGCCAAAAGACGCAATGCTAGTGAATGTGGGAGACCTACTAGAGATTATGAGCAATGGGATATTTAGAAGTCCATGGCATAGGGCTGTTACCCAAATGGATGTAGAGAGGTTTTCAGTGGCTTTATTCTATAATCCAAGTCCTCGAACTCAGATTGAGCCGATTGGGAATTGTTCATTGGCAAATGATGATGTTGTTGAGGGGTATAAGAAGGTGGTTGTGGGTGACTATTTGCAACATTTTTATAGGATTAGTCCTACCGTGAAGAAACAAGCTATCAGCTTTGCCAAAAGAGTACCCAGATCATAA